Proteins found in one Muntiacus reevesi chromosome 2, mMunRee1.1, whole genome shotgun sequence genomic segment:
- the PDCD5 gene encoding programmed cell death protein 5, giving the protein MAEQELEALRKQRLAELQAKHGDPGDAAQQEAKHREAEMRNSILAQVLDQSARARLSNLALVKPEKTKAVENYLIQMARYGQLSGKVSEQGLIEILEKVSQQTEKKTTVKFNRRKVMDSDEDDDY; this is encoded by the exons ATGGCGGAGCAGGAGCTCGAGGCGctgaggaagcagaggctggCCGAGCTGCAGGCGAAGCACGGG GATCCTGGCGATGCAGCACAACAGGAAGCAAAGCACAG GGAAGCAGAAATGAGAAACAGTATCTTAGCCCAAGTTCTGGATCAGTCAGCCCGGGCCCGGT taAGTAACTTAGCACTTGTAAAGCCTGAGAAAACTAAAGCGGTAGAGAATTACCTTATACAGATGGCACGGTATGGACAACTAAGTGGGAAG GTATCAGAACAAGGTTTAATAGAAATCCTCGAAAAAGTAAGccaacaaacagaaaagaaaacaacagttaaA TTCAACAGAAGAAAAGTAATGGACTCTGATGAAGATGACGATTACTGA